Genomic window (Megamonas funiformis):
TTAATAAAATCAATACTAATGCATATGCAATCATACGGAATTCAGGCCAGCTAGCAAGTGCTGCTGATACGAAAGTTACTACAAATGCACCAGCGATTGAACCTGTAATTGAACCTAATCCGCCAAGTACTACCATGATTAAGAAATTAAATGATGCCATAAAAGTAAATGAAGATGGATTGATAATATAGAAACAATGAGCGAATAATCCACCGCCAATACCAGCAAAAATAGCACCAATAGTAAATGCCATTACTTTATATTTTGTAGTATTAACACCCATAGCTTCTGCTGCAATCTCATTTTCACGTACAGCAATACAAGAACGACCATATTTAGAATTAACAAAGTTCTTAATGAAGAACAATGTAAATAACATTATAAAAAATACCCATGGAAAAGTCGTATTATGTGGTATACCTTTAAAACCAGCTGCACCACCTACATACTCTATATTCATGATAACAATACGAATGATTTCCCCTAAGCCTAATGTAGCGATAGCCAAATAATCACCTTTTAGACGCAATGTTGGCAAACCAATCAAAAATCCCAAAATACCAGCTGCAAAACCGCCAATTAATAAAGCCACAATAAATGGAGAATGAAAATTAACTGTTAAAATTACGCCAACATAGGCGCCTACTGCCATAAAGCCAGCATGACCTAAAGAAAATTGACCTGTATAACCATTTATCAAATTTAAACTTGCTGCCATGATAATATTGACACATACAAGGAAAATATTTAATTCCCAGAATGAGCCAATAATTCTTTCAGCCATCAAAAATTGCAAAACGCCAAATAAAACAATCGCAAGTATTAAAGTTATTATATCTTTTTTTCTAAGAGAATTCACTTTTAACACCTACACTTTCTCATTAGTATTCTTACCAAAAATACCAG
Coding sequences:
- a CDS encoding branched-chain amino acid ABC transporter permease, which encodes MNSLRKKDIITLILAIVLFGVLQFLMAERIIGSFWELNIFLVCVNIIMAASLNLINGYTGQFSLGHAGFMAVGAYVGVILTVNFHSPFIVALLIGGFAAGILGFLIGLPTLRLKGDYLAIATLGLGEIIRIVIMNIEYVGGAAGFKGIPHNTTFPWVFFIMLFTLFFIKNFVNSKYGRSCIAVRENEIAAEAMGVNTTKYKVMAFTIGAIFAGIGGGLFAHCFYIINPSSFTFMASFNFLIMVVLGGLGSITGSIAGAFVVTFVSAALASWPEFRMIAYALVLILLMFYRPQGLFGYTEITSLKIFQRFKGGRG